A genome region from Crossiella equi includes the following:
- a CDS encoding AraC family transcriptional regulator: MDVLSEVLRLLDVRAAESSRFEAAGEWALAFHGSGHIKVGALLSGSCWLTVHGAEPVLLKEGDCYLMASGQGYQAGSHPDLPPADGHAVFAGVFPAPVHYRTDQDGERTVLVGGAITFDETTAGLLFEQLPAAVRIPGDSPAADVVHPVLQLLAHESASAEPGAASMRDQLTQLLFTQALRTLLTDGRAPGFLGALRDPAITRALTLLHREPARPWTVAGLAAEVSLSRSTFAQRFRDLVGLPPLDYLARWRLHSAERALRHGDRTVSSVAAEFGYRSESAFSTAFKRVLGRSPGSVRR, encoded by the coding sequence GTGGACGTGTTGTCGGAGGTGCTGCGGCTGCTGGACGTGCGCGCCGCGGAGTCCTCGCGCTTCGAGGCGGCGGGCGAGTGGGCGCTGGCCTTCCACGGCAGCGGGCACATCAAGGTCGGCGCGCTGCTGTCCGGCTCGTGCTGGCTGACCGTGCACGGCGCCGAACCGGTGCTGCTCAAGGAGGGCGACTGCTACCTGATGGCCAGCGGCCAGGGCTACCAGGCGGGCTCGCACCCGGACCTGCCCCCGGCCGACGGCCACGCGGTGTTCGCCGGTGTGTTCCCGGCCCCGGTGCACTACCGCACCGACCAGGACGGCGAGCGCACCGTCCTGGTCGGCGGCGCGATCACCTTCGACGAGACCACGGCGGGCCTGCTGTTCGAGCAGCTGCCCGCCGCGGTGCGCATCCCGGGCGACTCTCCCGCCGCCGACGTGGTGCACCCGGTGCTCCAGCTGCTGGCGCACGAGTCCGCCTCGGCCGAACCGGGTGCGGCCAGCATGCGCGACCAGCTGACGCAGCTGCTGTTCACCCAGGCGCTGCGCACCCTGCTGACCGACGGGCGCGCACCGGGTTTCCTGGGCGCGCTGCGGGACCCGGCGATCACGCGGGCGCTGACCCTGCTGCACCGCGAGCCCGCTCGGCCGTGGACGGTGGCCGGTCTGGCGGCCGAGGTCTCGTTGTCCCGCAGCACGTTCGCCCAGCGCTTCCGCGACCTGGTGGGCCTGCCGCCGCTGGACTACCTGGCCCGCTGGCGGCTGCACTCGGCCGAGCGGGCGCTGCGGCACGGCGACCGCACGGTCAGCTCGGTGGCGGCGGAGTTCGGCTACCGCTCGGAAAGCGCGTTCAGCACGGCCTTCAAACGCGTGCTGGGCCGCTCCCCCGGTTCGGTCCGGCGGTAA
- a CDS encoding methyltransferase, whose amino-acid sequence MPNELSPMPLMELASGVYAFKALALADRLGVFTDLAGGRETTLAEFTARHGVRPRPADLLLTACVSLGLLERTGDSFRNSPLAEEYLVAGKPRYFGGWVKVVDQHQYRAYERLETAFRGDHPTTWDVANQRSLFAPDDPVVRDLFWDGMYSLAGNTAPALAEAVDFGAVRRLLDVGGGGAAFDIELCRAYPHLRATVFDQEFVCELTRERVTGAGLADRIDFVAGDFFTDELPTGHDAVLLSNVLHDWTEADGRALVTSCVKALEPGGVLLVCESFVNDERTGPHLAALMSLNMLVETWGRNYPAAEYTEWLTAAGLEVHGVVPFDCPGANGVLVARKP is encoded by the coding sequence GTGCCGAACGAGCTGTCCCCCATGCCGCTGATGGAACTGGCCTCCGGCGTCTACGCGTTCAAGGCCCTGGCGCTGGCCGACCGGCTGGGTGTGTTCACCGACCTGGCCGGGGGCCGGGAGACCACCCTCGCCGAGTTCACCGCCCGGCACGGGGTCCGGCCCCGGCCCGCGGACCTGCTGCTCACCGCATGCGTGTCCCTGGGACTGCTGGAGCGCACCGGTGACAGCTTCCGGAACTCCCCGCTGGCCGAGGAGTACCTGGTGGCGGGCAAGCCGCGGTACTTCGGCGGCTGGGTCAAGGTGGTGGACCAGCACCAGTACCGGGCCTACGAGCGACTGGAAACCGCCTTCCGCGGCGACCACCCGACCACCTGGGACGTGGCGAACCAGCGGTCGCTGTTCGCACCGGACGACCCGGTGGTCCGGGACCTGTTCTGGGACGGCATGTACTCGCTGGCGGGCAACACCGCCCCGGCGCTGGCCGAGGCGGTCGACTTCGGCGCGGTGCGGCGCCTGCTGGACGTGGGCGGTGGCGGCGCGGCCTTCGACATCGAGCTGTGCCGCGCCTACCCCCACCTTCGGGCGACGGTCTTCGACCAGGAGTTCGTGTGCGAGCTGACCCGCGAGCGCGTGACCGGGGCGGGGCTGGCCGACCGCATCGACTTCGTGGCCGGGGACTTCTTCACCGACGAGCTGCCCACCGGGCACGACGCGGTCCTGCTCTCCAATGTCCTGCACGACTGGACCGAGGCCGACGGCCGGGCCCTGGTGACCTCCTGTGTGAAGGCCCTGGAGCCCGGTGGTGTGCTGCTGGTGTGCGAGTCCTTCGTCAACGACGAGCGGACCGGCCCGCACCTGGCGGCGCTGATGAGCCTGAACATGCTCGTGGAGACCTGGGGCCGCAACTACCCCGCGGCCGAGTACACCGAGTGGCTCACCGCCGCCGGGTTGGAGGTCCACGGCGTGGTGCCCTTCGACTGCCCCGGTGCCAACGGGGTGCTGGTGGCCCGCAAGCCCTGA
- a CDS encoding cytochrome P450, producing the protein MTELTTTPQALPTDRDAGPFVPPGFITRLREAGPVTPMTFPDGHQGWIVTGYDLVRQVLADTRFSSRNDIGILHEPYVVQGMPEITEPPPAVPGLFVAMDPPDHTRLRRKLTGAFTVRRMKQLEDHINEVVERQLDEMSRLTPPVDLVQAFALPVPSLVICELLGVPYADREEFQGNSNRFLDKDLPVEEKVAVFTALTGYLGELVARKRAEPGEDILSDLARQEDLSIEELAGIGFLLLLAGHETTANMLALGTFALLEHPEQLAALRENPELMPGAVEEMLRYLSVGDVFYRYASEDLELGGHTIPEGSTVVLMLLAANHDPHRFDAPEALDVHRNARGHLAFGHGVHQCLGQQLARIEMRAGFAGLLARFPTLALAVPPEEVPLRTSMRIYGVHALPVTW; encoded by the coding sequence ATGACCGAACTGACCACCACGCCACAGGCCCTGCCCACCGACCGCGACGCGGGCCCGTTCGTCCCGCCGGGCTTCATCACCCGGCTGCGCGAGGCCGGGCCGGTCACCCCGATGACCTTCCCCGACGGCCATCAGGGCTGGATCGTCACCGGCTACGACCTGGTCCGCCAGGTGCTGGCGGACACGCGGTTCAGCTCCCGCAACGACATCGGCATCCTGCACGAGCCGTACGTGGTCCAGGGCATGCCGGAGATCACCGAGCCGCCGCCCGCGGTGCCCGGCCTGTTCGTGGCGATGGACCCGCCGGACCACACCCGGTTGCGCCGCAAGCTCACCGGCGCGTTCACCGTGCGGCGGATGAAGCAGCTCGAGGACCACATCAACGAGGTCGTCGAACGGCAGCTGGACGAGATGTCCCGGCTGACCCCGCCGGTGGACCTGGTCCAGGCCTTCGCGCTGCCGGTGCCCTCGCTGGTGATCTGCGAGCTGCTGGGTGTGCCCTACGCCGACCGCGAGGAGTTCCAGGGCAACTCGAACAGGTTCCTGGACAAGGACCTGCCGGTGGAGGAGAAGGTCGCGGTCTTCACCGCCCTCACCGGCTACCTGGGCGAGCTGGTCGCCCGCAAGCGCGCCGAGCCGGGCGAGGACATCCTCTCCGACCTGGCCCGCCAGGAGGACCTGAGCATCGAGGAGCTGGCGGGCATCGGCTTCCTGCTGCTGCTGGCCGGGCACGAGACCACGGCGAACATGCTGGCCCTCGGCACCTTCGCACTGCTAGAGCACCCGGAGCAGCTGGCCGCGCTGCGCGAGAACCCCGAGCTGATGCCGGGCGCGGTCGAGGAGATGCTGCGCTACCTCAGCGTCGGCGACGTCTTCTACCGCTACGCCAGCGAGGACCTGGAGCTGGGCGGCCACACCATCCCCGAGGGGTCGACGGTGGTGCTGATGCTGTTGGCCGCCAACCACGACCCGCACCGCTTCGACGCGCCGGAGGCCCTGGACGTGCACCGCAACGCCCGGGGTCACCTGGCCTTCGGGCACGGCGTGCACCAGTGCCTGGGCCAGCAGCTGGCCCGCATCGAGATGCGCGCGGGCTTCGCCGGGCTGCTGGCCCGCTTCCCCACGCTGGCGCTGGCGGTCCCGCCCGAGGAGGTCCCGCTGCGCACCAGCATGCGCATCTACGGCGTGCACGCGCTGCCGGTGACCTGGTAG
- a CDS encoding LysE family transporter: MTEALVAGLLAGYGIAVPVGAVATYLVALTARTSWRVGAGAALGVAAADGLYALVAVLGGAALTGLLQPVVVPLRWLSALVLAGLAARTAWTALRRFRSPAATRAETPPGPAGAFLLLLGITLLNPTTVVYFTALVLGRGETHWSAWAEGGYVLAAFLASVSWQLLLVAGGSLLGRLLTGPRGRLATALGSAALITGLAVDLVLT, translated from the coding sequence ATGACCGAGGCACTGGTCGCGGGCCTGCTGGCGGGCTACGGCATCGCCGTCCCGGTCGGCGCGGTGGCGACCTACCTCGTGGCCCTGACGGCCCGGACCTCGTGGCGCGTGGGCGCGGGCGCGGCCCTGGGCGTGGCTGCGGCGGACGGGCTGTACGCCCTGGTCGCGGTGCTGGGCGGGGCGGCGCTGACCGGCCTGCTGCAACCCGTCGTGGTACCGCTGCGCTGGCTGTCGGCACTGGTCCTGGCCGGACTGGCGGCCCGCACCGCGTGGACGGCGCTCCGCCGGTTCCGGTCCCCGGCCGCGACCCGCGCGGAGACCCCTCCGGGCCCGGCGGGGGCGTTCCTGCTGCTGCTGGGCATCACGCTGCTGAACCCGACCACCGTCGTCTACTTCACGGCCCTGGTCCTGGGCCGGGGTGAGACCCACTGGTCGGCCTGGGCGGAGGGTGGTTACGTGCTGGCGGCCTTCCTCGCCTCGGTGAGCTGGCAGCTGCTCCTGGTGGCGGGCGGCAGCCTGCTGGGGCGGCTGCTCACCGGTCCCCGGGGTCGGTTGGCCACCGCGCTCGGTTCGGCGGCGCTGATCACCGGGCTGGCGGTGGACTTGGTGCTGACCTGA
- a CDS encoding 6-phosphogluconolactonase — protein sequence MLNSLLEVHRLPTAEEAGRAAGVAAARHLRAILEGQARARVAFAAAPSQDICLRTLAGAGGIDWGRVTAFQLDDYVGLPVGAPGTFAAYLDEHLFRLVRPGVVHYLDAAAGAERYAELVGEAPLDLVLLGIGENGHLAFNDPPEALRHDPLAVRVVRLDETSRVQQVNDGCFPGLDQVPVEALTLTLPTLLDGRRIVCTVLGQRKRAAVRAALLGPVGPACPASYLREHPAASLYLDAGAAQDVAG from the coding sequence TTGCTGAACTCTCTCCTGGAAGTCCACCGCCTGCCCACCGCCGAGGAGGCGGGGCGCGCCGCGGGTGTGGCAGCCGCGCGGCACCTCCGTGCGATCCTGGAAGGTCAGGCTCGGGCCCGGGTGGCTTTCGCGGCTGCTCCGTCGCAGGACATCTGCCTGCGGACCCTGGCCGGTGCCGGCGGGATCGACTGGGGGCGGGTCACCGCCTTCCAGCTCGATGACTACGTCGGGCTGCCGGTGGGGGCGCCTGGGACGTTCGCCGCTTACCTGGATGAGCACCTGTTCCGGTTGGTGCGGCCCGGGGTTGTGCACTACCTCGATGCCGCGGCCGGGGCGGAGCGGTACGCCGAGCTCGTCGGGGAGGCTCCGTTGGATCTGGTGTTGTTGGGGATCGGGGAGAACGGGCACCTGGCGTTCAACGACCCGCCGGAGGCCCTGCGGCACGACCCGTTGGCGGTGCGGGTGGTCCGGCTCGACGAGACCTCGCGGGTGCAGCAGGTCAACGACGGCTGCTTCCCCGGCCTGGACCAGGTTCCGGTGGAGGCGTTGACGTTGACCCTGCCCACGCTGCTGGACGGGCGGCGGATCGTGTGCACGGTGCTCGGGCAGCGGAAGCGGGCGGCGGTGCGGGCGGCCCTGCTCGGGCCGGTGGGGCCTGCCTGTCCCGCGTCCTACCTCCGGGAGCACCCGGCGGCGTCGTTGTACCTGGACGCCGGGGCGGCTCAGGATGTGGCGGGCTGA
- a CDS encoding serine hydrolase domain-containing protein — protein sequence MKRTLAATITVGLALVCTGAGAVAAPKDPVRASLEGLVHNDKFPAALATVDGRHLVAGQAPRNGKVRIGSNTKAFVATAVLQLVGEGKVKLDEPIETYLPGLVRGEGIDGRNITVRQVLQHTSGLPNYTKYLGIEGFGEVRDRYVSPRETLDAGLAHPADFAPGTQWSYSNTGYTVAGLIIQKVTGRPVSEVVTERVIKKAGLRDTYWPNVGERTLRGTHARGYERNVASDPASVVDATVMDAGWGWAAGELVGTPEDLNRFYRALLGGKLLRPVELAEMKRTVPAPGLFAGATYGLGLMRVELGCGKVMWGHGGDIPGYETRGGVTEDGREAALAVTALPGTFGDAQTAHQHVLAAVETMLCR from the coding sequence ATGAAGCGCACCCTGGCGGCAACCATCACCGTCGGCCTGGCACTGGTGTGCACCGGTGCCGGCGCCGTGGCCGCACCCAAGGACCCGGTGCGCGCCAGCCTGGAGGGGTTGGTGCACAACGACAAGTTCCCGGCAGCACTGGCCACGGTGGACGGACGCCACCTGGTCGCCGGGCAGGCGCCGCGCAACGGCAAGGTGCGCATCGGCAGCAACACCAAGGCCTTCGTGGCCACCGCCGTGCTCCAGCTGGTCGGCGAGGGCAAGGTCAAGCTGGACGAGCCGATCGAGACCTACCTGCCGGGCCTGGTGCGCGGCGAGGGCATCGACGGGCGGAACATCACCGTGCGGCAGGTGCTCCAGCACACCAGCGGCCTGCCCAACTACACCAAGTACCTGGGCATCGAGGGCTTCGGTGAGGTGCGCGACCGCTACGTCTCGCCCCGGGAGACCCTGGACGCGGGCTTGGCGCACCCGGCCGACTTCGCGCCCGGTACCCAGTGGTCCTACAGCAACACCGGCTACACCGTGGCGGGCCTGATCATCCAGAAGGTCACCGGCCGCCCGGTGTCCGAAGTGGTCACCGAACGCGTGATCAAGAAGGCCGGGCTGCGTGACACCTACTGGCCGAACGTGGGCGAGCGCACGCTCCGGGGCACGCACGCCCGGGGCTACGAGCGCAACGTGGCCAGCGACCCGGCCTCGGTGGTCGACGCCACCGTCATGGACGCGGGCTGGGGCTGGGCCGCGGGCGAGCTGGTCGGCACGCCCGAGGACCTCAACCGCTTCTACCGCGCGCTGCTGGGCGGCAAGCTGCTGCGCCCGGTCGAGCTGGCCGAGATGAAGCGCACCGTGCCCGCCCCGGGCCTGTTCGCGGGCGCCACGTACGGCCTGGGCCTGATGCGCGTCGAGCTGGGCTGCGGCAAGGTGATGTGGGGCCACGGCGGTGACATCCCCGGTTACGAGACCCGGGGCGGGGTCACCGAGGACGGGCGCGAGGCCGCGCTGGCGGTGACCGCGCTGCCCGGTACGTTCGGCGACGCGCAGACCGCGCACCAGCACGTGCTGGCCGCCGTGGAGACCATGCTCTGCCGGTGA
- a CDS encoding aldo/keto reductase gives MRYEQLGTTGVYVSRIALGTMTFGGADTPPWNVVGGLDQAASGEIIAAALDAGVNLLDTADMYAGGECEEIIGRALGTRREDVLLATKLAARVGPGVNQVGLSRLHLLRSLEDSLRRLRTDRIDLYQVHAFDPLVPLAETLSALDDAVRQGKVRYLGVSNFAAWQLAKALGVSERLGLPRFQATQSYYSLAGRDIEDELVPLLLSEQVGLLVYSPLAGGFLSGKFDRHGNTDEHARRAVADTPPVDLARTYDVIDVLGKVAARHQASVAQVALAWVLAQPAVTSVIVGARRPAQLADNLGALELVLTAEDLTELGEVSATPVRYPHWLPATEDWRHPQS, from the coding sequence ATGCGTTACGAACAGCTGGGCACCACGGGCGTCTACGTCTCCCGGATCGCCTTGGGCACCATGACTTTCGGCGGTGCGGACACCCCGCCGTGGAACGTGGTCGGCGGGCTGGACCAGGCGGCGTCCGGCGAGATCATCGCCGCCGCCCTGGACGCCGGGGTCAACCTGCTGGACACCGCCGACATGTACGCGGGCGGGGAGTGCGAGGAGATCATCGGACGGGCGCTCGGCACGCGGCGCGAGGACGTCCTGCTGGCCACCAAGCTCGCCGCGCGCGTCGGGCCCGGGGTGAACCAGGTCGGGCTGTCCCGCCTGCACCTGCTGCGCTCGCTGGAGGACAGCCTGCGGCGGCTGCGCACCGACCGGATCGACCTGTACCAGGTGCACGCCTTCGATCCCCTTGTGCCGCTTGCGGAAACACTCTCCGCACTCGACGACGCCGTCCGGCAGGGCAAGGTTCGCTACCTCGGGGTGTCCAACTTCGCCGCGTGGCAGCTGGCGAAGGCGCTCGGGGTGTCCGAACGGCTGGGCCTGCCGCGCTTCCAGGCCACGCAGTCCTACTACTCGCTGGCCGGGCGGGACATCGAGGACGAGCTCGTCCCGCTGCTGCTGTCCGAGCAGGTCGGGCTGCTGGTGTACAGCCCGCTCGCGGGCGGGTTCCTCTCCGGCAAGTTCGACCGCCACGGCAACACCGACGAGCACGCCCGGCGCGCGGTCGCGGACACCCCGCCGGTGGACCTGGCCCGCACCTACGACGTCATCGACGTGCTGGGGAAGGTGGCCGCGCGGCACCAGGCCTCGGTCGCGCAGGTCGCGCTGGCCTGGGTGCTGGCCCAGCCCGCGGTCACCAGTGTCATCGTCGGCGCCCGCCGCCCGGCCCAGCTCGCGGACAACCTCGGCGCCCTCGAGCTCGTTCTGACGGCTGAGGATCTCACCGAACTGGGTGAGGTCAGCGCCACACCCGTGCGTTACCCCCACTGGCTGCCCGCGACCGAGGACTGGCGTCACCCACAGTCCTGA
- a CDS encoding DIP1984 family protein, with protein sequence MTGEMKLAEALALRAEAAKRVERLRGRIVANARYQEGETPAEDAAALLSEADTTLAELETLIRRINRTNAATRLGEGTLTDALARRDILRLRHQLLTAAADAAAGGGNDYHRQLRSELRQLSALPVTDLRTEADRVAADLRQVDTAIQRTNWEADLLD encoded by the coding sequence ATGACGGGGGAGATGAAGCTCGCCGAAGCTCTGGCCCTGCGCGCGGAGGCGGCCAAGCGTGTCGAACGCCTGCGCGGCCGCATCGTGGCCAACGCGCGCTACCAGGAGGGTGAGACCCCGGCCGAGGACGCGGCGGCCCTGCTGTCCGAAGCGGACACCACCCTGGCCGAACTGGAAACCCTCATCCGCCGCATCAACCGCACGAACGCGGCCACCCGCCTGGGCGAGGGCACGCTCACCGACGCCCTGGCCCGCCGCGACATCCTGCGCCTGCGCCACCAGTTGCTGACCGCCGCCGCGGACGCCGCCGCCGGTGGCGGCAACGACTACCACCGCCAGCTCCGCTCGGAGCTGCGCCAGCTCTCGGCCCTCCCGGTCACCGACCTCCGCACCGAGGCCGACCGCGTGGCCGCCGACCTCCGCCAGGTCGACACCGCGATCCAGCGCACCAACTGGGAGGCCGACCTCCTGGACTGA
- a CDS encoding sodium:solute symporter family protein, which yields MGVTAWLVLGGYFGVMVAIGWWSRRRVRSAADFFTAGGGLPWWLAGISHHMSGYSAAVFVAYAALAYTTGFAVYVWWAVSITLACVVGAFVFAPRWPRLRERLGVVSPLEYLAVRYDVRSQQVLAWSGTALKVFDVAAKWAASAILLQAFTGLALPLGILLVGGVTMVYSTIGGLWADALTDFGQFAIQLVAGIALLVAVLWRLGGVEAAVTLWDRLPPSHSEPFAGSLTVPFFLAYCLINLLSYNGGTWNLAQRFLAAPSGSAARRSALLSAGLYLVWPLVLFFPMWAAPVLLPGAEPEQSYGLLVFELLPDGLVGLVLAGMFAHTMAMTSSDANAISSVVVRDIVPALTGARLVGPAELFAGRVATFLFIAASMGIALTADGFGGVLGLLVLWFGALVGPVAVPMLLGMLPAFRRCGPSAVVLSWLAGVVVFTVNRYVLDDRLTIAAPVLASLFCYVLVGVLRPWHNRDSDELLAAIRK from the coding sequence ATGGGTGTCACCGCCTGGCTGGTTCTCGGGGGCTACTTCGGGGTGATGGTGGCCATCGGGTGGTGGTCGCGGCGGCGGGTGCGGTCCGCGGCGGACTTCTTCACCGCGGGCGGCGGGCTGCCGTGGTGGCTGGCCGGGATCTCGCACCACATGTCGGGGTACTCGGCCGCGGTGTTCGTGGCCTACGCCGCGTTGGCCTACACCACGGGGTTCGCGGTGTACGTGTGGTGGGCGGTGAGCATCACGCTGGCCTGCGTGGTCGGGGCGTTCGTGTTCGCGCCCCGGTGGCCCCGGCTCCGGGAGCGGCTCGGGGTGGTCTCGCCGCTGGAGTACCTCGCGGTCCGGTACGACGTGCGCAGCCAGCAGGTGCTGGCCTGGTCGGGGACGGCGTTGAAGGTGTTCGACGTGGCGGCGAAGTGGGCGGCCAGCGCGATCCTGTTGCAGGCCTTCACCGGGCTGGCGCTGCCGCTCGGCATCCTGCTCGTGGGCGGGGTGACGATGGTGTACTCGACGATCGGCGGGCTGTGGGCGGACGCGCTCACTGATTTCGGGCAGTTCGCCATCCAGCTGGTGGCCGGGATCGCGTTGCTGGTGGCCGTGCTGTGGCGGCTCGGCGGGGTGGAGGCCGCGGTCACGCTGTGGGACCGGCTGCCGCCGTCGCACTCGGAGCCGTTCGCGGGGTCGCTGACCGTGCCGTTCTTCCTGGCCTACTGCCTCATCAACCTGCTGTCCTACAACGGCGGCACCTGGAACCTCGCGCAGCGGTTCCTCGCCGCGCCCAGTGGTTCGGCCGCACGTCGGTCGGCGCTGCTGTCGGCGGGGCTGTACCTGGTGTGGCCGCTGGTGTTGTTCTTCCCGATGTGGGCGGCCCCGGTTCTGCTGCCGGGGGCCGAGCCGGAGCAGTCCTACGGGCTGCTGGTCTTCGAGCTGCTGCCGGACGGGCTGGTGGGCCTGGTGCTGGCCGGGATGTTCGCCCACACCATGGCGATGACCTCCTCGGATGCCAACGCGATCTCGTCGGTGGTGGTGCGCGACATCGTTCCGGCGCTGACCGGGGCCCGGCTCGTGGGGCCTGCCGAGCTGTTCGCGGGGCGGGTGGCCACGTTCCTGTTCATCGCCGCCTCGATGGGCATCGCGCTCACCGCGGACGGTTTCGGGGGTGTGCTCGGGCTGCTCGTCCTGTGGTTCGGTGCGCTGGTCGGGCCGGTGGCGGTGCCGATGCTGCTCGGCATGCTCCCCGCTTTCCGCCGCTGCGGGCCGAGTGCGGTGGTCTTGTCCTGGCTCGCCGGGGTCGTGGTGTTCACCGTCAACCGCTACGTCCTGGACGACCGCCTGACGATCGCGGCCCCGGTGCTGGCCTCCCTGTTCTGCTACGTGCTCGTGGGCGTGCTGCGTCCCTGGCACAACCGTGATTCCGATGAACTGCTCGCCGCCATTCGAAAGTGA
- a CDS encoding SgcJ/EcaC family oxidoreductase: protein MSDETILRAVLDQWREAVNAHEPGKVAALFTEDAIFQGLRPYSVGPAGVEDYYAGQPLGLRAEYEVQETRRLAGDVLLGYVAVDFTFPDGRVAEVQLGLLLRGDRIAHYQVSPRPR, encoded by the coding sequence ATGAGTGACGAGACGATCCTCCGCGCGGTGCTCGACCAGTGGCGCGAGGCGGTCAACGCCCACGAACCGGGCAAGGTGGCGGCGCTGTTCACCGAGGACGCGATCTTCCAGGGCCTGCGGCCCTACAGCGTCGGCCCGGCCGGGGTCGAGGACTACTACGCGGGCCAGCCGCTGGGCCTGCGCGCCGAGTACGAGGTCCAGGAGACCCGGCGGCTGGCCGGGGACGTGCTGCTGGGCTACGTGGCGGTGGACTTCACCTTCCCGGACGGCCGGGTGGCCGAGGTGCAGCTGGGCCTGCTCCTGCGCGGTGACCGCATCGCGCACTACCAGGTGTCCCCTCGGCCGAGGTAG
- a CDS encoding AfsA-related hotdog domain-containing protein, which translates to MHKEQVIFVIGDRLYGGPPRPDVIGLSELLRELRLGAHRDEDVRFVPAQGIGAQERDLLRAELALHGLSTHRLADPETPGLAGRPEVHKHNPDNILLAGFRVGGPGVYEATLRLSNRNELLLDHTTGTHLSGMVLIEAIRQMTLAVGEHLYPEEVGHRGPTRFIINSQSTRFTRFLLPLRTDLVYRLDTVTRKRETGLLFAGTCEFTQAGEVGAVGSMEMLILPTETAEHLETRAADKTMAALRGRFTPAAAVDGAAR; encoded by the coding sequence GTGCACAAAGAACAGGTCATCTTCGTCATCGGTGATCGCCTGTACGGCGGCCCGCCGCGGCCCGATGTGATCGGGCTCTCGGAGCTGCTGCGCGAGCTGCGGCTGGGCGCCCACCGCGACGAGGACGTGCGCTTCGTGCCCGCCCAGGGCATCGGGGCGCAGGAGCGCGACCTGCTGCGCGCGGAGCTGGCGCTGCACGGCCTGTCCACCCACCGCCTGGCCGACCCGGAGACCCCCGGCCTGGCCGGACGGCCCGAGGTGCACAAGCACAACCCGGACAACATCCTGCTGGCGGGCTTCCGCGTCGGCGGCCCGGGGGTGTACGAGGCCACGCTGCGGCTGTCCAACCGCAACGAGCTGCTGCTGGACCACACCACCGGCACGCACCTGTCCGGCATGGTGCTCATCGAGGCCATCCGGCAGATGACCCTCGCGGTCGGCGAGCACCTCTACCCGGAGGAGGTCGGCCACCGGGGCCCGACCCGGTTCATCATCAACTCCCAGTCCACGCGGTTCACCAGGTTCCTGCTGCCGCTGCGGACCGACCTCGTCTACCGGCTGGACACGGTGACCCGCAAGCGCGAGACCGGCCTGCTCTTCGCCGGTACCTGCGAGTTCACCCAGGCCGGGGAGGTGGGCGCGGTCGGCTCGATGGAGATGCTCATCCTGCCCACCGAGACCGCCGAGCACCTGGAGACCCGGGCCGCGGACAAGACGATGGCCGCGCTGCGCGGGCGGTTCACCCCGGCCGCCGCGGTGGACGGAGCGGCCCGGTGA
- a CDS encoding LacI family DNA-binding transcriptional regulator, protein MAATIIEVARLAGVSPTTVSRAFTRPDLLNADTRATVLSAAEQLGYTPNRAAKGLVTGKTGNVGILVPDIVNPFYPPVVKGATDRASAADLAVFLATTELDPRRELKVARGMAKQVDGLVLCATQLSAEQLAGLAESCPVVLLNAESPGLPSVVVDAEPGMTDAVEHLAALGHNGFIYLSGPAASWSNTQRLTVLRREAERLGLAFDVLGPFAASYDAGVLAADRVIASGATAVVAFDDQMALGVLSRLHDRGVDVPGRVSVVGCDGVLPVGMARPALTTVNAPCARVGRAAVEVVLGDAREARGQAFEGYLVVRDSTGPRG, encoded by the coding sequence ATGGCCGCGACGATCATCGAGGTGGCCCGGCTGGCGGGGGTCTCGCCCACCACGGTCTCCCGGGCGTTCACCCGCCCGGACCTGCTCAACGCCGACACCCGGGCCACCGTGCTCTCCGCCGCCGAACAGCTCGGCTACACCCCGAACCGGGCGGCGAAAGGCCTGGTCACCGGCAAGACCGGCAACGTCGGCATCCTGGTCCCGGACATCGTCAACCCGTTCTACCCACCCGTGGTCAAGGGCGCCACGGACCGGGCCAGCGCGGCCGACCTGGCCGTCTTCCTGGCCACCACCGAGCTCGACCCGCGCCGCGAGCTCAAGGTCGCCCGTGGGATGGCCAAGCAGGTCGACGGCCTGGTCCTCTGCGCCACGCAGCTCTCCGCCGAGCAGCTCGCCGGGCTCGCCGAGTCCTGCCCGGTCGTCCTGCTCAACGCCGAGAGCCCCGGCCTGCCCAGTGTCGTGGTCGACGCCGAACCGGGCATGACCGACGCCGTGGAACACCTCGCTGCTCTGGGGCACAACGGTTTCATCTACCTCTCCGGCCCGGCGGCGTCCTGGTCCAACACCCAGCGCCTGACCGTCCTGCGCCGCGAGGCCGAGCGCCTCGGCCTGGCCTTCGACGTGCTCGGCCCCTTCGCCGCCAGCTACGACGCGGGTGTCCTGGCCGCCGACCGGGTGATCGCCTCCGGTGCCACCGCGGTGGTCGCCTTCGACGACCAGATGGCCCTGGGCGTGCTCTCCCGGCTGCACGACCGGGGGGTGGACGTCCCCGGCCGGGTCTCGGTCGTCGGCTGCGACGGCGTGCTGCCCGTCGGCATGGCCAGACCAGCCCTGACCACGGTGAACGCTCCCTGCGCCCGGGTCGGCCGGGCTGCCGTGGAGGTGGTCCTGGGTGATGCCCGGGAGGCCCGTGGGCAGGCCTTCGAGGGCTACCTCGTGGTCCGCGACTCCACCGGCCCGCGAGGCTGA